The segment TTGGAAGGAAGCAAGTGAGAATATTTCCGAAGGTACCCGAGTGATTAATGAAGAAGCAAAAGCAATAGGAGAAAAGTTATCTACCTATTCGGAAAAAATCTTTGGCACGATAAAGAAGACATCTTCGGAGGCTTACAGAACAGGGGCAGAATTAACCCGTAATGCAGTTAACAGGGCACAAACCCTGGCTGAAAAATACAGGGACATGTATGAAATGAGAAATCTGAACAATGAAAAGAAAAAGTTGGGTTCCCAGTTGGGCGTTAAGCTGTATTTGGCAATGAAGAACAATGCCAATGCTATACCGGACGATTTCACCAGTGATGAAGAAGTAAAGTCCCTTTTAGAACAGATAGAGGAAGTAGATAAGAAAATTATTGATCTTTCCAAAGAAATAGAAAATAACCAGTAGTAATATGAAAAAATTTAAAACTTTTAAAACAATAATCAGCTATTTCCTAATAATATGGATAGTGATATGGGCATATCTTGCTGCATTCAACTGGGAAGTATTTGCAGTGGCTCTTAATATAAACCTTGGATTTGCTGTCATTACAGGGTATCCATTTCTTTTCTATTTTATTGTTGGAATTATCCTTTTTATTGCGCTTCGTTACATTGCTCAATATTTAAGTGAACGACAAAGATCATACGAGAGGCATCTGGAACACAAAATAGCCATGCAAGGGAAAGATATCGAGATACTTCAGTTAAAAGAGGTCTTATTTAATATGCAAACGAAAGAATATAACCAGAATGCCGAATCCATGAAATCCCTGAATGAAAAATTGAATAGAATTGCTGGACAAATGCAAACAACTAAACAGGAATCTCCTGAAAAGGAAGAAGAGGAGAAAAAAGATAAAAAACCGGATACAGATGAATAGAATCTGAATGGATTAATCAGTAAACTTCATCTGAAATGTTTTTCCCCTAAGGGTTGATTGGTAAAGCAGCTATTTTCGGGATTTGTTGCGAACCTGGCTGTAAGTCGATGATAGTCATATAGATTACCAGAGATTTACAGCCTTTTCTTTCCATAAAGTCCTCCATGGCCCTCCGTGATTTCCTTTGTGTTTTCCGTTGCTAATATTAATGTTTGAACCACGGAGTTTCACGGAGAATAAATATGCAGTAACAGAGAGGTAATAAAAAAGCATTTCGAAGGTCTTTTTTGACTTTATCGAAATACAATTAAACAGGTATATGTAATTTATCACACATAAGAGTTAATAATCTGTTGATAACTTCCTGTCATTTGACTTCCTGTTAAACAAGATAATTTGTTTCTTTATATCCAGAATACCAATAATACTATATATAATATCGGTGTTGACATCCAGAATATCAAAAATATTATCTAGAGTATCGTTGCCGATATCTCGTATATCAAAATTGATATAATAAGACATGGGCGTTGATCTCTGGGATATCAAATTTGATATTTAAAATATTGAAACCGATATCCGGGATAGCAATACCGATATAAAAAACATACAGAACGATATCCGGGATAGCAAAATTGATATTCAATATATTTTTCAATATAATATAAACAGAAAAATATCAGTAACTGTGATAGAGTTTACTAAACGGTGATTAATATTCCTTCAAAACGAAATCTTTCGGGTTCATAACCGAAATGTTCTCGCCAGATTGGGTTAAGACCAGCAACCCGTTTTTCTCTGCCAGATCATAACTGTCGGTGGGAACGCTCATGGCGGCAACGGCTCCAATGAGTTTTTTATCGGCATATTCCGGGAATAAGGGTTTAAAAGCCGGAAGCTTGCGATTAAGAAAATCCTCCACATCATCCGGATGGAGCTTGTATTTGACTTCAATAACAATCATATAATCCCCGTTGTAAAGCACAATATCAAATTCTCCCTGCAATTTCCTGGTTTTCTTCTTCAGGCGGGCGAGCTGATCATACGAAATACCAAAAAGGGAATCCCACGTTTCCAAACCTCTCCGAAAGAACTCTTCTGCAACATCCCTGCTATTACTGGAGACTCCTCCATAAAGCCTGGCCAGTTTGTCGATTCTACGGTCTGTTTCCTTGGATTGCTCCCTGACCTCTTGAAATTGCCTCCTTGTTTCCTGGAATTGTTCTCTTGTTTCCTGGAATTGTTCTCTTGATTCCTGAAATTGCCTCCTTGATTCCTCTAATTGTTTCCTTGTTTCTTGAAACATCTTATCCGTCTCCTGAAACATTTGCCAAACCTTCTCGAAAGTCAACGGCTGCCCGTAATCCGACAAAGGTTCGTTTGTATCGTTGTCCCCATCTTTTGACATCAGAAATAAGTTTCTAAATATAACGTTTAATTGTTTTCACAGAGTACATCTAAAATCAAAGATACTCCATAAGTAAATATTTTCCTTCATGATCATTTGTGAATTCGTGGCCCTCTTATTCAATGATTTATCTACAGAAAATCCAGCTCATCCGGGGGCGCCTTCCTTTTCTCTTCTATCTCTATATCATCCGGATCAGGGTCCCGGTTAAAAGCATTCTTCCTTAGTTCCAGGTAGGTTTTATATACGGTTTCATTGCCATTTTCCTCTACAATAAAGAACGGGGTGATGTCCATATTGTATTTTTCTGCCAGCTTAAAACCTTCCGAACCAGGCTCCCGCACATCTGCATAAGCTAGGTGACTGATCTTGTCCATCTCACCATGAGCATTCAACCTTTCGGTGACTTCACGGCATTTTTTGCATTCGTTGCCGTCCTCCAAAATCTTCTTTACCATAGTAATTTTCATATTGAAAAAATTTGCGGTTATACAATGGCTCAGGAATTATAGTTTTGTAAAGATAAATAAATTAAATTTCCTNNNNNNNNNNNNNNNNNNNNNNNNNNNNNNNNNNNNNNNNNNNNNAATTCCATTGAACTTAATCCAGTCCGATTTTATAATCAATTTCCTTCATGGCATTTAGTGACAATTCAATAAACTCATCCAACGGTATCCCGATTTTTTCGCATTCACGGATCGTATCGCGGTTTACTGAAGCTGCAAAGGCTTTTTCCTTCATGCGTTTTTTGATCGATTTGGGTTTGACGCTTTTAATCTTCTTATCGGGATAAACCAGGGTGGTGGCATAAATCAATCCCGTGATGGTTTCTCCGGCGGCCAGGGCATGCTGGAATTCAGTAGTGCGATCCTCTCCGGCGGCTTCTTCATTATGCATCTTAATGGCATCCAGTGCATCTTCCTCAAAGCCCTGTTCCCTCAGAATGGGTATAGCTTCCAATGCATGTCTTGCAGGATCTTTATCGGTCATTTCCGCATCAATATCATGCAAAAGCCCCGTAACGGCCCATTTCTCCTCATCGCGACCCAGCCTTTTTGCCAGTGCTCTCATTACGGCCCCTGAAGCATAGCAATGATATAACATCTTTTCGTCGGTAATATATTGCTTCAACAATGATTCTGCTTGTTTGAAATCCATAAACTATTAGTTTTTAGGTTCAACATATTCCTGCAAATATAAAGAATTATGTGGCGTAAAAAAAATCTTGCTGAAAACAGGGAGCTTGTCACTCTACCCGAAGCACCAATCCTTTCAGGTATTCTCCTTCGGGATGATACACACTCACCGGATGGTCGGCAGGCTGACTCAGTTGATGAAGTATCCTTACCCTTCGACCCGTATTGGCTGAGGCAGTAAAGACTGTTTTTCGGAATTCCTCCCGGCTCACTACCTGGGAACAGGAAAAAGTAAAGATAAGACCTCCGGGCTGCACTTTTTCCAGGGCAAGCCGGTTTAGTTTCTTATAACCCTGCAGGGCATTGGGCAATACCTTATGATGCTTTGCAAAGGCCGGCGGGTCAAGGATGATGATATCAAATTGCTCTTCCGTATTCCTCAGGTAGTTAAAAGCCTCCTTCGCTAATGCATAATGGTCTGTATGATTATGAAAGTTCAGCTTCATGTTCTTTTCCGCCAACTCCGTGGCTCCCGATGAACTGTCTACCGAAACAACACGCTTACATCCCCCGGCAGCAGCATATACGGAAAACCCGCCGGTATACCCGAACAGATTCAACACCCGTGCATTTTGGGCATAATTTTTCAGCAAGCGTCTGTGCTCTCTCTGGTCGATAAAAAACCCGGTTTTCTGACCTTCTTCCCAGTTCACATAAAAATGCATACCATTTTCTTTTACCAACTGATCAGCCGGATTACCAAAAATGTACCGGTTTACTTTTTCTACAGAAGCATTATAAGGCAAACTGGAGCTGCTCTTATCGTAAACGGCAAGCAGGGAATTCCCAAGCAGATCTTTTAGTATTTCGGCAAAAAGCTCCTTATTTCTGTACATCCCCACCGAATGGGCCTGCATAACAGCCACCCCGTTGTAATAATCAATAATAAGACCGGGGAAACCATCCCCTTCAGCATTTACCAACCGGAATACGTTGGTTTCTTCATTACCGATGTAACCCAATTGCTTTCTAAGACCCATTGCTCCGGAAAGTTTTTCTCTCCAAAAAGCTTCATCGATGGGTCTGTTTTCAAAAGATATGATTCTTACAGCTATAGTGGCAGGCTGATAATGGCCAAGCCCCAGGAATTCCTCCTTATTATTGAATACCTGCACCACATCTCCCTCCCTGAAATTACCCAGGGTTTTCTTGATAGCCCCTGAAAAAATCCAGGGATGATAACGTTTTACAGATTGATCTTTCCCCGACTTTAATATAACCTGGCCATAATCCATATTCAGCTTTTATAACCTTTCATTACCCGGTAAAGTTCATAACACACCCATGCATCCGTAGCTGCATATGTGAGCTGTTTTGGAGTCAGTATCTGTCTTTCCCAGTTGGATAGCCGCTGGGAACGTGATTTTGACACCCGGAAATTCAGAAAAATTGCTGCCAGTTTCTTAAGACCATTGTTCTGAATAGAAAGGTCTTTGGCCAGGTCCTGTAAATCAACAAAGGAAGCCGATGTAAAATCACCGAACCGTTTTAATCCGCTCAAATCATCCTTCAGTGCCAACCCGATCTTCAATATGGAATCGTCTTCAAAAAGGCGTTTAAGTGCTCCGGGAAGACCAATGTAATTTATACGGAATAAAAAAGCCTCATCTGAAGTGGCCAATTGTAAGAGCGCTATATCATTATTCGGCCCCTTCTTAAATGAAGGCCGGGTTTCAGTATCAAATCCAAGAATTTTTTTATCCTTCAGCAAAGGAAGTGCTATATCCACTTTCTTTAAGGTGTCTATCAGATAAATTTCCCCGTTGAATTCTTTAGCGGGCAATTGCTTAATCTCCTCTTCCGTAATGGACGACTGATACTTCATCCTTTAATAATTTTCCGTTCTCATTTTATGGTTTATATTCTTACTGATCCCGCTTTTTATATTGTTCCTGTTTCTTTTTAAAAAGCCAGTTATCCCTCTCCTGCTCTTCGGAGTCCTGCTCCTCCCCTTGTTCTTCACTCTCCTCTTCCATATCTTCGCCGCTAAAATAGATGCGGTGCAATATTCGTAAAGCATTCAACACTTTATGTCCCCAATATTCTTCAAAATTCATCTGACACTCCCATAATGCGTCTGTCATAACCTCCTCATTTCCCATACTGTAAAGGGTAATAAAGTCTTTCATATCCTGATATAAATCGGCAAAATTATCTCCCAGGCTGGCAACACTTACCTCTTCCTCTTCTTTAGCCACTGGATCAAATATGTCGAGATAATCGTTGTGGTAACCCAGTTTCGTGCTTACCTTTTGATATATTGTATTCCAATCGTTTTCTGTTACATATTTCTCATTGACGGCATCTGTCACATTTTCCAATGCAGGCATCTGCATCATTCGTGTATAAATCTCTGATAACAGAAAAAGGGCTTTCCTGATAAAATCCCTTTTACTGAAATTTCCTGTATTTTCCACGAAAGTACAATACTCAGCAGCCCGTGTAACAAATTCTGTAACCTGCTCATTATGCAGGATTTTATTTTCAGCATCCTCATTCATAGATTCCTTTTAAAGGGACAAAGGTAAAAAAATCTACTTTACCTTGCCTTCGGAAAAGTATCAAAAAAAATTATCGACTACGCAACCTAATTAAAAATCAAATCATCTATATAATAGTATCAAAATCTTGAATCACCTCCTTTAGCATCGGCTCCAGGCAGGAATGAAGATCCTCAGCTTTTTCCTGCCTGGTTTCTTTTTCCGGCCCATTTCAATTCTCCATGATCTGTAGTAAGCAGATTTTTGTTATCCAGAAGCCAGTCAATAACTTTGATCACTTTATCTTCCGGATGATCTATACGATCCACCAATTGCTCGGAAGTCAAATTCTCATGCTGGAGATGATCTTTGATTTCATTGAATATGGCATTAAATTCAATATCATTCAATTCCAGTTCATTTCTGCTGGCACACACATCACACTGGCCGCAACGATAAGCGTCCATTTCCCCGAAATATTCCAAAAGTAGGCGGCTTCTGCACTTGGTAGTGTTGGAAGCATAATGGATCATTTGATGAAGTTTACTTATGTATAACGATTTTCTTTCCCTGTATTTTTCTCTGGAAATATGAATATTACGTTTATCAAGCCTTTCTTCTGTATATACCACCATAGGGGATTTCTTATAGGGAATATAATCAAGGATCTTAAATTTTTTAAGTTGCTGGAGATATCTGTAAACAACCTCCACACGGGAATTAGCCCTGCGGGCAAGATAACGTTCATCAATATTGACGTAATCTGTAAAAACACCAGTATAGGAACGAAGCAGAAGTTTAATGAAAGTATCATATTCAGCCCGGGAAAGCTGAAAATTATAAAGGTTATCCCGGTTTACCCAAAAATGAATCTTGGACCGGTTGGACAGTTCATCCGTCAGTTCTATATATCCTTCTTTCTGCAAAAAATCAAGGCTGTTATAAATGGTAACATAGCTAAAATGATAGGTTGAGGCAAAGTCAGAAACATTAAAATCAAAAGCCTGATTTTTTCCTCCTTCGATGGGAATTTGAAAGTAATTTCCCAGTGCTTCATAAACCGCTTTAATCTGACTGATTTCGGGGAAATTATTCTTTATCCGCTGCTCAGCCTTCACACGGTCTGTGTCATTATACAACAGCACGGCATAAGCTCTTTTTCCGTCGCGGCCGGCTCTCCCGGCTTCCTGGAAATACGATTCAATATTATCGGGAACATCATAATGGATTACAAACCTGACATCCGGCTTATCTATTCCCATGCCAAAAGCATTAGTAGACACCATGACCAGATTCCTGCCTTCCTGCCAGTCTTCCTGTTTGCGGGCTCTTTCATCATGTTCCAGACCCGCATGATAATAATCGGCCGAAATATTATTTTTCTGCAGCAATTCAGCGATTTCCCGTGTTCTTTTCCTGCTTCTTGTATAAATAATTCCGGATCTTCTTCTGAGTTTCGAAAGGGTTTTCAGAAGATACTTCTGTTTGTTTTCCACTTCTCTCACCAGATAAACCAGGTTCTTCCGCTCAAAACTTTTCCAAAGTACATTCCGGGTCCCGAAATCAAGCCTTTTCTGTATATCCTCGATCACATCGGGTGTTGCTGTAGCTGTAAGGGCCAGGAAGGGAGCATTAACAGAAAGATACTCCCTCAGTTTCACTATTTTCAAATAGGAAGGACGAAAATCATACCCCCACTGTGAGATACAATGGGCCTCATCAACGGTCACCAGATTCACATTCATCTTCTGTACCCGGGCTTTAAATATCTCTGTCTCGATTCTTTCGGGGGAAATGTACAGAAACTTATAGTTCCCAAAAATACAGTTATCAAGAGCCACATCAATCTCCTGTTTTTTCATGCCCGAATGAATCGCCATAGCTTTTATCCCCAGGCTTCTGAGTTTCTCCACCTGATCTTTCATCAGAGCAATTAAGGGAGTAATCACCAGGCAAATGCCTTCCTGAGCAAGAGAAGGTACCTGAAAAGTAATGGATTTTCCACCCCCTGTAGGCATCAGCGCCAGGGTATCTTTCCGGTCCTCCACTACAGAGCGGACAATATCTTCCTGCAGGGGTCTGAATTCCGAATAACCCCAGTATTTTAGCAGTATTTGCTTATATAATTCCAAGTGATTTATCAGTTCTATAATCCTTACATGCAAAATAATGAAAAAACCAAAATAAAAAATCTAAAAAAGCGTATTACATTCAAAAGTTCGTTAAAAATAATTAAAAACAATATAAAATGCTTTTAATCGAAGATACAGGCGTTCACATTTTAAACGGTTGATCCTTTTTGTTTGCTTACTTTTTTGTAATTTAGCGCAATTTTATATCAACCCAAAAATCGATTTCAAATGGCTTTTAATGAAGAAAAAATTCAGGCTGAAGGATATACTTTCGATGATGTATTGCTGATTCCGCAATACTCGGAAGTATTACCCCACGAAGTTGATTTATCAACAAAATTCTCAAGAAATATACAGCTCAATATACCTATTATTTCTGCGGCTATGGATACCGTTACGGAAGCGGGGCTTGCTATTGCCATGGCCCGGCTCGGTGGCATCGGGGTTATACATAAAAACATGAGCATTTCTGAACAGGCTAAACATGTTAAGACAGCCAAGAGAGCCGAAAACGGAATGATCTATGATCCGATTACAATCAGGAAAAACAGCACCATAGGGGATGCTTTGAGCATCATGAAAGATTATAAGATCGGGGGGATTCCTGTAGTAGATGACGGAGGAATTCTTATAGGCATTGTAACCAACAGGGATCTGAGGTTCGAAGAAGATCTCAATCGCCCTGTAGATGAAGTAATGACCAAAAACAAGATCGTTACTACATCACAATCAATTGACCTGCACGAAGCTACCGAAATACTCAAAAACTACAGGATCGAAAAGCTTCCTGTTATTGATGACGGGAACAAACTTGTGGGACTGCTCACTTATAAAGACATCACCAAAGCCAAAGACAACCCCAATGCCTGTAAAGATGAAAAAGGCAGATTAAGAGTGGCAGGTGCTGTTGGGGCCACCCATGATGCACTGGATCGTGCAGAAGCCCTGATCAAAGAAAACGTGGATGCATTAGTAATTGATACGGCCCACGCCCACTCCAGGGGTGTGTTTCAGACTTTAAAGAAAATCAAACACGCTTATCCCGACATGGAAGTAATCGTGGGTAATATAGGCACCGCAGAAGCAGCAAGAGATCTGCTCAAAGCCGGGGCAGATGCCTTGAAAGTAGGAATCGGGCCGGGGTCAATCTGTACTACCCGCGTAGTAGCAGGTGTCGGACTGCCCCAAATATCGGCCATTTTTGATGTGGCAAAGGAAGCTGCTCCTATGGGAGTACCCATCATTGCCGATGGTGGTTTAAGGTATTCCGGAGATCTGGTCAAAGCGTTAGCTGCCGGTGCCGATTCAATAATGGCAGGATCCCTGTTTGCCGGGGTTGAAGAGTCACCTGGAGAGACAATCATATACCAAGGACGAAAATTTAAAACTTATCGGGGAATGGGATCGGTTGAAGCCATGCAGGAAGGTTCAAAAGACAGATATTTTCAGAATCTGGAAGAAGATGTCAGAAAACTGGTGCCCGAAGGCATAACGGGCAGAGTGCCCTATAAAGGTAATCTCTCAGAGGTTGTTTATCAATTGATAGGGGGCCTGAAGGCAGGTATGGGATACTGCGGATCACCAAATATACAGCAATTAAAAGAAGCCAGATTCGTTAAAATAACCAGTCCCGGTATGATTGAAAGTCATCCCCACGACGTATCCATTACCAGAGAAGCACCCAACTACAGTCGCTGGGAATGATATTGGCTTCGGTTTATAAACGGAAGAACCATTGGGAACGGGATTTGTAAAAAATGAATTGATTGATGAAATAACTCAAAGCCCAAAAAAATCAATTGAAAATCATTGTCCTTATGAAGAAATTCACCACACTGCTTATTATCTTCATTATTCCTCTCCATACACTTCTTTTGGCTCAGGATGATAAGGTCCTTCTGACCATCGACGGACATAAAATAACTTCTGAAGAGTTTCTCAGTATCTATAAAAAAAATCAGCAAAATCTTAAATCAGGAGAGAAGACCGATCTAGAAGATTACTTAGACCTTTTTATAAATTTCAAACTAAAAGTGATTGAAGCTCAGAACATGGGCCTGGACACACACGCTTCTTTCAGAAAAGAATTGGAAAATTACCGAAAGGAACTGGCCAGACCCTATCTGAGAGACGATGAAACAATGAATGAGTTTCTGCGTGAAGCATACGAACGAAGCAAGCAAGAGATTAAAGCAAGTCAAATATTGATCAAATTCCCCACCCCTGCCTCCTATCAGGATACACTTCATGCTTATGAAAAGGCCAGGGATATCAGAAAAAGAATCATAAAAAAAGATGAAACCTTTTCCCAGGTTGCCCGGGCTACATCGGATGACCCTACCGTTAAAAGCAACGGAGGAGATCTGGGATAT is part of the Bacteroidales bacterium genome and harbors:
- a CDS encoding HDIG domain-containing protein — translated: MDFKQAESLLKQYITDEKMLYHCYASGAVMRALAKRLGRDEEKWAVTGLLHDIDAEMTDKDPARHALEAIPILREQGFEEDALDAIKMHNEEAAGEDRTTEFQHALAAGETITGLIYATTLVYPDKKIKSVKPKSIKKRMKEKAFAASVNRDTIRECEKIGIPLDEFIELSLNAMKEIDYKIGLD
- a CDS encoding class I SAM-dependent rRNA methyltransferase; translation: MDYGQVILKSGKDQSVKRYHPWIFSGAIKKTLGNFREGDVVQVFNNKEEFLGLGHYQPATIAVRIISFENRPIDEAFWREKLSGAMGLRKQLGYIGNEETNVFRLVNAEGDGFPGLIIDYYNGVAVMQAHSVGMYRNKELFAEILKDLLGNSLLAVYDKSSSSLPYNASVEKVNRYIFGNPADQLVKENGMHFYVNWEEGQKTGFFIDQREHRRLLKNYAQNARVLNLFGYTGGFSVYAAAGGCKRVVSVDSSSGATELAEKNMKLNFHNHTDHYALAKEAFNYLRNTEEQFDIIILDPPAFAKHHKVLPNALQGYKKLNRLALEKVQPGGLIFTFSCSQVVSREEFRKTVFTASANTGRRVRILHQLSQPADHPVSVYHPEGEYLKGLVLRVE
- a CDS encoding 3'-5' exonuclease domain-containing protein 2, producing the protein MKYQSSITEEEIKQLPAKEFNGEIYLIDTLKKVDIALPLLKDKKILGFDTETRPSFKKGPNNDIALLQLATSDEAFLFRINYIGLPGALKRLFEDDSILKIGLALKDDLSGLKRFGDFTSASFVDLQDLAKDLSIQNNGLKKLAAIFLNFRVSKSRSQRLSNWERQILTPKQLTYAATDAWVCYELYRVMKGYKS
- a CDS encoding DUF5063 domain-containing protein, producing MNEDAENKILHNEQVTEFVTRAAEYCTFVENTGNFSKRDFIRKALFLLSEIYTRMMQMPALENVTDAVNEKYVTENDWNTIYQKVSTKLGYHNDYLDIFDPVAKEEEEVSVASLGDNFADLYQDMKDFITLYSMGNEEVMTDALWECQMNFEEYWGHKVLNALRILHRIYFSGEDMEEESEEQGEEQDSEEQERDNWLFKKKQEQYKKRDQ
- a CDS encoding RecQ family ATP-dependent DNA helicase, producing the protein MELYKQILLKYWGYSEFRPLQEDIVRSVVEDRKDTLALMPTGGGKSITFQVPSLAQEGICLVITPLIALMKDQVEKLRSLGIKAMAIHSGMKKQEIDVALDNCIFGNYKFLYISPERIETEIFKARVQKMNVNLVTVDEAHCISQWGYDFRPSYLKIVKLREYLSVNAPFLALTATATPDVIEDIQKRLDFGTRNVLWKSFERKNLVYLVREVENKQKYLLKTLSKLRRRSGIIYTRSRKRTREIAELLQKNNISADYYHAGLEHDERARKQEDWQEGRNLVMVSTNAFGMGIDKPDVRFVIHYDVPDNIESYFQEAGRAGRDGKRAYAVLLYNDTDRVKAEQRIKNNFPEISQIKAVYEALGNYFQIPIEGGKNQAFDFNVSDFASTYHFSYVTIYNSLDFLQKEGYIELTDELSNRSKIHFWVNRDNLYNFQLSRAEYDTFIKLLLRSYTGVFTDYVNIDERYLARRANSRVEVVYRYLQQLKKFKILDYIPYKKSPMVVYTEERLDKRNIHISREKYRERKSLYISKLHQMIHYASNTTKCRSRLLLEYFGEMDAYRCGQCDVCASRNELELNDIEFNAIFNEIKDHLQHENLTSEQLVDRIDHPEDKVIKVIDWLLDNKNLLTTDHGELKWAGKRNQAGKS
- the guaB gene encoding IMP dehydrogenase, which encodes MAFNEEKIQAEGYTFDDVLLIPQYSEVLPHEVDLSTKFSRNIQLNIPIISAAMDTVTEAGLAIAMARLGGIGVIHKNMSISEQAKHVKTAKRAENGMIYDPITIRKNSTIGDALSIMKDYKIGGIPVVDDGGILIGIVTNRDLRFEEDLNRPVDEVMTKNKIVTTSQSIDLHEATEILKNYRIEKLPVIDDGNKLVGLLTYKDITKAKDNPNACKDEKGRLRVAGAVGATHDALDRAEALIKENVDALVIDTAHAHSRGVFQTLKKIKHAYPDMEVIVGNIGTAEAARDLLKAGADALKVGIGPGSICTTRVVAGVGLPQISAIFDVAKEAAPMGVPIIADGGLRYSGDLVKALAAGADSIMAGSLFAGVEESPGETIIYQGRKFKTYRGMGSVEAMQEGSKDRYFQNLEEDVRKLVPEGITGRVPYKGNLSEVVYQLIGGLKAGMGYCGSPNIQQLKEARFVKITSPGMIESHPHDVSITREAPNYSRWE